In one Hymenobacter sp. DG25B genomic region, the following are encoded:
- a CDS encoding DUF5996 family protein, translated as MPTPLTTAERWPALPAADWEPTRRALHMYLQIVGKTRLTLSPLVNHWWQVPFYVTPRGLTTSAMPYAGGSLEALFDFHDHELRLFTCNGDTRTLRLPEMKSVADFYEQYQKALTELGVQVHLWIMPVEVAELNTPFDEQTESVAYDADAVHRCWRILLESARVLGEFRGRFIGKSSPVHFFWGSFDLAVSRFSGRPAPPHPGGAPHLGQWVMQEAYSHEVSSAGWWPGGAGYEASYYSYVYPQPSDFAQAKVPAPAYYDKDLGEFILPYEAVRTAPNPEKLLLEFLESTYAAAASLGHWDRVALEREATVTT; from the coding sequence ATGCCAACCCCGCTAACTACCGCTGAGCGCTGGCCCGCCCTGCCCGCCGCCGACTGGGAACCAACGCGCCGCGCCCTGCACATGTACCTGCAGATTGTGGGCAAAACCCGCCTCACGCTTAGTCCCCTGGTTAACCACTGGTGGCAGGTGCCGTTTTACGTTACGCCGCGCGGCCTCACCACCTCCGCCATGCCCTACGCCGGGGGCAGCCTGGAAGCCCTGTTCGATTTCCACGACCACGAGCTGCGCCTGTTCACCTGCAACGGCGACACCCGTACCCTTCGCCTGCCCGAAATGAAATCGGTGGCCGATTTTTACGAGCAGTACCAGAAAGCCCTGACCGAACTGGGCGTGCAGGTCCACCTCTGGATTATGCCCGTAGAAGTGGCCGAGCTAAACACGCCCTTTGATGAGCAGACCGAGTCCGTAGCGTACGATGCTGATGCCGTGCACCGCTGCTGGCGCATTCTGCTGGAATCGGCCAGGGTGCTGGGCGAGTTCCGCGGCCGGTTTATTGGCAAAAGCAGCCCGGTGCATTTCTTCTGGGGCAGCTTTGATCTGGCCGTGTCGCGCTTTTCCGGCCGGCCGGCGCCACCGCACCCCGGCGGGGCGCCCCACCTGGGCCAATGGGTGATGCAGGAGGCCTACTCGCACGAGGTGAGCAGCGCCGGCTGGTGGCCCGGCGGCGCGGGCTACGAGGCATCCTACTACAGCTACGTGTACCCCCAGCCCAGCGACTTTGCCCAGGCCAAAGTCCCCGCCCCCGCCTACTACGACAAGGACCTCGGTGAATTTATCCTGCCCTACGAAGCCGTACGCACCGCACCTAACCCCGAGAAACTACTACTGGAGTTCCTGGAAAGCACGTACGCCGCCGCCGCCTCACTGGGCCACTGGGACCGGGTAGCGCTGGAACGGGAAGCAACTGTAACGACATAA
- a CDS encoding DUF4738 domain-containing protein codes for MIKTDLDSYVTNEYDDNGKKQIDKYRDAEITLTIKQKSQTLLDTVFRKKQFSQYADNDFMDIAIFHNYWFNKVDKDKIELFGVISKPETDYTLAFYHYFDLTNRKLNFVEHTDDEE; via the coding sequence ATCATAAAGACAGACCTAGACAGCTATGTTACAAATGAATACGATGACAATGGAAAAAAGCAAATTGACAAATATAGAGACGCTGAAATAACATTGACAATCAAACAAAAGTCACAAACACTTTTGGACACTGTATTTAGAAAAAAGCAGTTTTCACAATATGCTGACAATGATTTTATGGACATCGCAATTTTTCACAACTATTGGTTTAACAAGGTAGACAAAGACAAAATAGAACTCTTTGGAGTTATTAGCAAACCTGAAACAGACTATACACTTGCCTTTTATCACTACTTCGACTTGACAAATAGAAAACTAAATTTTGTTGAACATACTGACGATGAAGAATAA
- a CDS encoding DMT family transporter — MKNSFRVHAALLFVTLIYAAAYSLSKDIMPRYAGPFGVVALRIAGAALFFGVLSRLVTQDRIRGRADTVRSILCGIIGIGLNQLLFFAGLNLTSPINASLIQTVAPIVVVLASAVLLGEKITPTRTLGILLAAVGAALIILGRGHGAATVPGQDGTLGNVFILLNATAFGIYLVIVTPLMRKYHPFTVLSRIFLVGAVVAVPVGWQQVTAIEYARLPLFIWAELVYMVVFLTILAYLLNNWALKYASPALLGVYVYLQPVLAAVIAILLGKDVFTWGKFLQALLIFAGVWLVSRRPKEVLPEGVEPVPLEPVQD; from the coding sequence ATGAAAAACTCTTTCCGCGTGCACGCCGCGCTGCTGTTTGTTACGTTGATATACGCTGCGGCGTACAGTCTTTCCAAAGACATTATGCCGCGCTATGCCGGGCCGTTTGGTGTGGTAGCGCTGCGCATTGCGGGCGCAGCGCTGTTCTTTGGCGTGTTGAGTCGCCTGGTGACGCAGGACCGCATCCGGGGCCGCGCCGATACTGTGCGCTCTATTTTGTGCGGCATCATCGGCATTGGGCTGAACCAGCTGCTGTTTTTCGCGGGCCTCAATCTTACCTCGCCTATCAATGCCTCGCTTATTCAGACGGTGGCGCCCATTGTGGTGGTGCTGGCTTCGGCGGTGCTGCTGGGCGAGAAAATTACGCCCACACGGACGCTGGGCATTTTGCTGGCGGCCGTGGGTGCCGCGCTTATTATTCTGGGGCGGGGCCACGGCGCGGCCACCGTGCCGGGGCAGGATGGCACGCTGGGCAACGTATTTATTCTGCTCAATGCCACGGCCTTTGGTATTTACCTGGTTATTGTGACGCCGCTGATGCGGAAATACCACCCGTTTACGGTGCTGTCGCGCATTTTTCTGGTGGGCGCGGTGGTGGCGGTGCCAGTGGGCTGGCAGCAGGTAACCGCTATTGAATACGCCCGCTTGCCGCTGTTTATCTGGGCTGAGCTGGTGTACATGGTGGTGTTTCTCACCATTCTGGCCTACCTACTCAACAATTGGGCGCTGAAATATGCCTCCCCTGCCCTGCTGGGCGTGTACGTGTATCTGCAGCCGGTACTGGCCGCTGTCATTGCCATTTTACTGGGCAAGGATGTATTTACCTGGGGTAAATTCCTACAGGCGCTGCTGATTTTTGCGGGCGTGTGGCTGGTGAGCCGCCGGCCGAAAGAGGTGCTGCCGGAGGGTGTGGAACCGGTGCCACTGGAGCCGGTGCAGGATTGA
- a CDS encoding replication-associated recombination protein A has translation MATGSLFDTDSPVPQPYTPRPGAPLAERMRPRTLEEYAGQQHLVGPEGVLRRYLNAGRLPSLILWGPPGVGKTTLANLLAQELGQPFASLSAVNAGVKDVREVIERAKKQRGTVLFIDEIHRFSKSQQDALLGAVEQGIVTLIGATTENPSFEVIPAVLSRAQVYVLEPLDKEILTGLVDKALAEDEILKQKKVRVQEYNALLTISGGDARKLLNLLDIVVEASRPDPKTGEIIITDEGVQQLAQQHLARYDKGGEMHYDVISAFIKSIRGSDPNAALYYLAVMLEGGEDVKFIARRLLILASEDVGNANPNALLLAQSCFQAVTVIGMPESDIILGQCVVYLATSPKSNASYKAIREARALVRQQGVEPVPIPLRNAPTKLMKQLGYGTEYQYSHDYPGNFAYQEFMPEKLSGTVFYQPGQNSAEDKIRERMRQLWGEKYGY, from the coding sequence ATGGCTACCGGCTCCCTTTTCGATACTGATTCTCCCGTACCACAACCGTACACCCCACGCCCCGGGGCGCCGCTGGCGGAGCGCATGCGCCCGCGTACCCTGGAGGAATATGCCGGGCAGCAGCATTTGGTAGGGCCGGAGGGCGTGCTGCGGCGGTATTTAAATGCGGGCCGCCTGCCTTCCCTGATTCTGTGGGGGCCGCCCGGCGTAGGCAAAACCACGCTGGCCAATTTGCTTGCCCAGGAGTTGGGGCAGCCCTTCGCCTCGCTCAGCGCCGTGAATGCCGGCGTGAAAGACGTGCGAGAGGTAATTGAGCGGGCCAAAAAGCAGCGTGGCACGGTGCTGTTTATTGATGAGATTCACCGCTTCAGCAAAAGCCAGCAGGATGCGCTGCTGGGCGCCGTGGAGCAGGGCATTGTTACGCTGATTGGCGCCACCACCGAAAACCCCTCGTTTGAAGTAATTCCGGCCGTGCTCAGTCGGGCACAGGTGTACGTGCTGGAGCCGCTGGACAAGGAAATTCTGACCGGCTTAGTTGACAAGGCTCTGGCTGAAGACGAGATTCTGAAGCAGAAAAAAGTGCGGGTGCAGGAGTACAACGCCCTGCTCACCATATCGGGAGGTGATGCGCGCAAGCTGCTCAACCTGCTGGATATTGTGGTGGAAGCCAGCCGCCCGGACCCCAAAACCGGCGAAATCATCATCACCGATGAAGGCGTGCAGCAGCTGGCCCAGCAGCACCTGGCGCGCTACGATAAAGGCGGCGAGATGCACTACGACGTCATTTCGGCCTTCATTAAAAGCATCCGCGGCTCCGACCCCAACGCGGCGCTCTACTACCTGGCCGTGATGCTGGAAGGCGGCGAGGATGTGAAGTTTATTGCCCGCCGCCTGCTCATTCTGGCTTCCGAGGACGTGGGTAACGCCAACCCGAACGCCCTGCTGCTGGCCCAAAGCTGCTTTCAGGCCGTTACGGTCATCGGCATGCCGGAGTCAGATATTATTCTGGGGCAATGCGTGGTGTACCTGGCCACTTCGCCTAAGAGCAACGCCAGCTATAAAGCCATTCGGGAGGCGCGGGCGCTGGTGCGGCAGCAAGGCGTAGAGCCGGTGCCCATTCCGCTGCGCAACGCGCCCACCAAGCTCATGAAGCAGCTCGGCTACGGTACGGAGTACCAATACTCCCACGACTACCCCGGCAACTTTGCCTATCAGGAATTTATGCCCGAAAAGCTCAGTGGCACAGTATTTTATCAGCCTGGTCAGAACTCCGCCGAAGACAAAATACGGGAGCGAATGCGCCAGCTTTGGGGCGAGAAGTACGGGTATTAA